The Mastacembelus armatus chromosome 24, fMasArm1.2, whole genome shotgun sequence sequence TACAATGGAGTGAGGAGGTCTGGTCTATACACTGTAGTGCCATTGCTTGCGGGCATGCCTGTGGAGGTCTACTGTGATATGGACACAGATGGTGAGTCATATACAATACAATTACGTGGACATACATGACACATTAGACATGGGTTAAATGTTGGCTTAGCTGTGAGTGTATTCACACCCCAAGAGGAAGCCATTAGACGTGGCATATGTTTTTCTCCCCTTGTGATGCATCCTTTCTGCTGCAGGCGGTGGTTGGACTGTGATCCAGCGGCGACTTGACGGCTCAGTGAGCTTTGACCGCAGCTGGAGGGACTACAGGGACGGTTTTGGTGACCTGCACTCAGAGTTCTGGCTCGGTAACGACCACATACATGACCTGAGCACCCAGGGAGACTACAGTCTCCGCATTGACCTGGAGGACTGGAGCCACAAGCACAAACATGCCCTCTACCAGAGCTTCAGGTCTGTCATACCCAAAGgcacaaacatttaacaaacacatgcacaaccaCTTGTATCTTTTGcatcatttctttctgttcatctgtatgtgtgtacagtgtggAAGATGAGGAGCATCAGTATCGCCTCCACGTATCAGGCTTCAGTGGCACAATGCAGGACTCTTTTAGCTGGTACCACGACAAGCAGAGCTTCAGTACACCAGACAGTGGTAACATCTGTGCCGAGATCTCCCATGCTGGTTGGTGGTACAACCAATGTTTCTATGCCAACCTTAATGGCGTCTACTACAGGGTGAGTTTGTACAAATTGGCTTAACTTCGTTTTGAGAATCATGAGTGTTTACTACATCTTGATCCTGCAGGGAGGCCACTACACCCCTAAAGGCCGGGGGCCGCTGGGTCCTGATGGAATCGTTTGGTATTCCTGGAAAGACTCTGACTATTACTCGCTACGCAAAGTCAGCATGATGATCCGACCACGCAGCTTCCGAAGCCATTTGTCACCCTAAACCACCGTCACTAAAGGGTGACAAGAGTTAAGAGACAGGAACTAATGCGGCAATGCAGATTACATGGGCTTTTCACTGGGACACCACAGTCATGATGCCATTCAGTGAATGTCAAATATGTCACCAGCTTCTATAGCCAGTACCTATGGAAATAGCTTCTCTTTTGCCATTTCTGAACTACTGCATATTTATACATGGCTGGAAAATTTGTTATTGATGATATTGACCTATTTATGGCTGTATATTTTTGGAAACACAAAGCTTAAACTTTAGAGTCCTTTCTGGGAAATGGACATTTGTCATGCAGTCATGGGAAGTGAGATCTTCCTTATTTTTTACTTCCGTTTTGTACGTTTAGTTTGATACATCAATACTGTTAGTAAGGCAGCCAAAGGAAAAAGTCGGATTTTGTATGATTTGTTGAGAGAGTAAAGGCCTGCAGTGTCTACCACTGAGAGGAGACGTACAACTGATGCTCTGCAAATGGTATGTGCATGTGCTATTTATGATAGTTCcattcattttcaatttcaaCCAATAATCAATTTAATCAGATAGGTGACTTGAAATTGAAGTATTAGTGCTATTAATTATTCATGACATAATGGCTTGAGCTAAGAGCCCCAACCCTTTGATTCATCTCATCGTTTCATTATATAGGCTCAGGCAGAGATGTGCATGCATATATATTCACAATAAACACTACAAATACTGTGTCACCAAGGATTATGTAACACAGAATTTTACGTTCAAAAagataagtttaaaaaaaaaaaaaagaaatattttgacCTGTGGCTGGAAAACCAGAGATAAATCTTATAATTCTGTGCACACACTGAATGATGCTGTTTATCTGAGGTATCCAGAAGTGTGAGTGACTTACACCCTAATAACTTCACACTGTGGTTTCTGCAGACCTTTAACATACTGGCAAGTTTGTGTCAATATAGTAGGAATGTGCTGAGTGGAAGTAAAGTCTGACCACCAGCATAAAAAGTCTACAGGTTGTAATCAGTTCACTTTAAACCCTTATACaacctgaaaattaaaaagttaagatttaatactttttattgtaaaataattttgataCTGTAAAACAAGTGCACCTAGCCCCAGTGacgctccacacacacacacacacacacactaaaaataaCAGGCAGACATGACAATGGGTGTACTGTCTGGTGTATAAGATCTCCTCATGTGACTACTCTATGTGGCCGACACATCCAGCTGCACCTGATGGCAGAGAGAGCTGGATGTTGGGTAAAAGAGCTCTTTCACTTCCTCCACTACAAgagtgcacaaacacattcattgaCCCTTCGCACAGGCTGCCGACTCATTTTCATTCCTATCCATCTCTATGCAGGAATCTGCTCGTGCGAATAAGGGCTTTACTGTGAGGAAATCAGAGGGTGCATAGTGTTGTACACTCTGAACAAGATGAGGTTTcttccaaacacacatacatggaaaaaacaaagcaactCCCAATGAGTACAAATCATTGTTTAATAAAtcaaactgaatttttttttctcctctctgagtTGCAGTATAATGTAATGCAAATACTTCTATACATAAAATAGTATTTCAATGACAAGAAGCTCCTGACAGGTtcaatatatattataataataagaaACAGTGAACAAGATTAGACTGAAATTTaagcagagtgaaaaaaaaaaaaaaaacacctgatcAAATAGGACAAATATTCTTCAGGAGAACTAGAGTGGATTCCTGTTTGAAAATGTCTGATTTGCTAACTTTTGGTTTAAATTTACAGCGCTTAAAACAACAAATCGCAACTTGAGCATGATTTATCCCATTTTTTAATCCTCTCTCCTAAAATGTAAAGTGCAGTGGCTTTTTATGTCGGCTGGAGGGCAGCTAACTGAAGCTTTTTCTATTTTCCTCAGAGGGGCAGGGTACTTGGGCAAGACAGGAAAGAAGTGGAGCTTCTGGTGAGCTTTTGAGGAAGTGCAGGATGAATGGGAGCTAGGCACTGCCAGCAGTAGACATTCAGAGGAAACACATTTGGCTTTTCCAACTCTTCCAAGACAGTCTCTCATTCTTAAAGGGATGCTCCACTGCTTCTACTAATGCTGTCAGGCAATCATTGAACATTACAGTAATAATGtttataaaagcaaaacaattcaAATATACCCAATGctgactgagaaaaagacagtaaAGCTCTGATACACCGTCATCGCTACATTTAGAAATGAACTCCGCAGCTGTCCCTATTGACAGAAGGAAGAATGGCTTTGGTTATTATTATCCGTACACCGCTGTGCAGTGTATTTCTGCATGTGTATAGAGCTTTTCAATTGCCATTTTAACATGGAACAAAGTTTGAAAAACTGCAAAGTATTGCTTTAAAATAATGCAATGCACAGGCATGGTTCATCTGTACAGGAATTAAATGTGTATTACATAGATAAACTCCAGGGTTTGACTCGTGCAATGAAGCAATGTAAGGGCACAAACTGTGACTCTGATGTCTACTTCTTGTGTCACAAAGTGGATCTTGGAAAGAGGCAAGGCTGCGTGTGCATAGTGTATCTTGTTCCGCTATttaactctaaaaaaaaaaatcactgatcTGAAAGGCttttcagctgctgcacatgCTCGTCAACTGTTCGAACAGTTCTGAGAGTGGACAAAAGTAACACCATGCTGGCACgagcagcagaggaagagatgaCGTAAGAGcgaaagaaaaagagaagtgaaATCTAACGGGAGGGAAAAGAATGCAGAATAAGCAAAACTACTTTGGATGTCATTTAATTCTGCTTGTCTGAAGACTTTCACATTGTAGTGAACTGACTGTGGGCTTGTCTCAGCTTTGCAGCAATCTGGGGattcaaaagaagaagaaaaaaaataaagtgtaaagTCAGTGGGTGGTCATGATTGTTTAGTATCTAAGCACAATACAGCTGCTCCCCAGGTAATAAGGCAACAAAAAGGACAAACTACAGCAGACGGCAATTTACTGTGACAGGTAGTCGATAAAAATGCTTTTACCGTCTCGTAAAACTTGACTTGTTCCTCCAGGTACAACTGCATGACCCTGTTGTAGTCATAGATACGGTTGCTATGGAAGTGGTTCATctcagcttaaaaaaaaaaaaaaggtaagagGGGAAACCAGTGAGATCATGCAACACGATGATAGTGTGCAGTGTTTCttagtagattttttttctacttctttACATAGTCTCTGGCTCAGAGAGTGTGGTGCCGTACCTTGTAACGCGTAAGACATAGTGCTGGCTCGTTTACCCATGGTGACTTTATCCTGAGGGGCAATTTTGCTGGTGGCCACCAGTTTGTCAGCCTCCTTCACCTTGTCTATGGCTGCCTGCGagtattaaaaataagaagTTGATTGCTGATGGTGCAATCGTCCAGCTTGGGTTTACTGAGTACAACActatatataaacaatatattaaACTGTCaatgctttttaaatgctgataggctttttttatttatgaatgtaGAAATGAGAAATATGTGTCTTTCAAAATTAGTAGAATTCTTTTACTTTTCACTCAAAACCAGTTATGTAATTAGCAATAATGCAGCAGTTTACATCATTATTAAACTGTTAAACCACACAGATACTGAGTGCATCTCTATTTCGTGTGTTAAATCGGAATTTTTATTTAGCAATGTTTCAGTTTCCACTTAAATCTGACGCCTCGGGTAGGTGTGAACAGCTAGTGCATCAGGCTCCTGCTGCAGAGCCAGTTGTCCTTTGAGGAAACTGCTTAAAACAATAGTATAGGGTAGACattgaatttgttttatttattaaacctTCCTATGCTGTTTCTAGATGTACCTTATGGACTCCAATGGTGTCTGGGAAGCATCCAAGAAGACCCTTGTACTCATTGTTGGTCTCCATGAGGAAGTGGAGATCTTTCTTGGGCTGGAaaaggcacaaacacagacacaaaggagAAAGATAAAAGACTACAGAAAAAGGTGAGACCCTTCAGAAAGAATCTTATTTTGGGACAAAAATTACAAAGTTAAATCCAGAACAGGATCTGAAGCTGATAAGAGAGAAGACAGCGAAACATTATGTCACTGgatttaaatttgaaaacaaCAGCCTGAAGACCATGGATATAGTTAAATTAGCAGTACAAGGAGTTGGCAAAGGGAAAAATAGCAGAAAACACCATTTACTGATTTTTCCCTTAGTGCCTATTTGCTCAGTAACTGTATATTGAAATCCAACACCCACATTCTCCCCTTCTCCTTAAATATATAAGGGAAAGCTATGTGCAGCCTCAGTGGATAATGTATCAGATAAACTGGTTTTCTAGCCTTTTGGCACTTGAGATGAATCCAGGTCCAGAGAATGGCCTTCTCCTGCACTAAACTGTATCGCAGGCATCACTAGGCTAAATCCAACAATTCAACTGGAGCACTGACAGTATGTCTGGAGCAGCACTAGCTTACCAGATGATTCCTCCCTCTGGAAGCTGCTTGgacataaacaacaacaacaaacagcccAGGTTTGACTTTAGACCATGCCACACTGATATTAGACTTGACAGAATGTTAAGTCACATTCAAACAGTAGTAGATTTCGGACATACTAGAAACATGTTTGCCTTGTTCTGTGACAGATACAGATTTCATGGAAAACTGCAACTAGGATGTAACCAATGACAGCAAGCAGGAAATGTCCACAGACATTGTaagatttgaattgaattgacacCTAAAATCGACTGTAAGACTTTTGAGATAACAGCAGTCTTAAAGTGCTGCTACACTTCCTTGCTCCTGAAGGGACAAGGGCCCAGTATATCTGGCAGGATCTGTGCTGAGCTTTAAGATGTGTGAGAATAAGAACACATGAAGACAACACTAAGATTTCCAAAGAAtacccacagaaaaaaaaaaaaaaaaaacagagccaaAAATTTATAATGCAACTCGTTGAATACTGTATTAGTTAGATTGCATTATGTCACATCAGTCAAAACATACCTGCTCTGCAACCATCTGAGCTATGTCCTCATATGTCTTCCCTGCAGCTGTTAAAGCATCAGTCAGGGTTGACTCACCTGCAGCagaaaattacataaaacattcCCATTAAACAGATACCCacataatgaatgaatacactGTAAGCTGTATCTACTACAGCTGTTACCTTTATGATagatttaaacaaaataaagtgaaaaaacacaacTAGAAAGCACCTGCCCTTGGGGAAATTAGAGATATTTTCATTCAGTACCTTGGTATCCGCTGCTAGTAAAGACAGTGGAGAGGTTTTGGAAGGCTTTGCCGATTCTCTGGTACTCTTTAGGCAAAGCTATGAAGAGAAGAAGCAATgaaccataaacacacacacggtaaaaataaaggtttttaaagtTGACAAAATACTCCACATAAATCTTTCTTTAATATAAACAGTAATTGTGTAGGTGTGGTCACTGTGTGggtaaaacatttatttagctTCTGTGTACATACGGCCTGTACATCTCTTCCAGTGCTCATGTCCCACTGTGAGGATTTCCTTCACACCGTCATCCATGGCTTTGGTAAACCTGCTGAACTGATCACACTTCTGTTCCCTGTGGATGAGGAGGAAACACGTTGCATGAACCAGAGCAGGTAAACTGTTTGCAATGGTCTAGAGTAAAGCTTAAAGTCAATCCTCACACTTCTATAAGATCCAGGTCTGGAGCTTCAGGCTCTATCGTGGAGAAGATCATAACACCCACCGTCTCAtccttctctgcttttctcttccCCATCTTCCAGTCCTGATCCAAATAATTATTCACTTTAATTAAgcattattacaaaaaaaaaaaaaaatctccaaacCCAAATTTTAGTTATTACAGATAATCTTGTTTAAAATGCACGTGGCTGTTTGAAGTCAAAATCAGATGTATTCAGATTTTTCATCAAACAGGCGGCTTCAGTGATAAAGGCAAGGACTTTAAATGCATAAATGGTAAAACAAGACACAATTTAAGACCTGAAGGAAGAAGTAGTAGAGGAGGCACAGCATACCTTCTCATCCTTGTAGGTGAGGAATAGCTGAAATACTTCACTGCTGGACACAACTGGATGCCTGCACATCCTGGTCATCCAGCCCTGCAACCGCTCCATACGCATCTTAATAAACTCTTCCTCAAAACGCCCTGGCATGGAGGAGAGGACATATAAGCAAActgataaaaaatgaaatcatatttCAGCTTTACAGAGTCGGCCACTTACCTGTCACCTGCTTGTCTGGTAAAGAGGGTATGGGAATGGCTGACCCAAATTTGTCCAGGAGCCTCTCGTACAGCCAGTCAAAGTGCTTGTATCTGTGGTTAACTGGTCGGTTTGTGTTCTGCAAACAATTAAGATGGAGTAATAGGCATTGGTAATCATGTGCAGTGAGGAAAGTATCACTTTAACAAGATAACTATGATACTGTATGCATTCTCAGATTGACCAGTGTTAGTGTGAAAGTGCTACTAGATGCTTACACTGGGTGTGATTTGGTACTCAATGTAGCTCTTGAGGCCGTACATCTTTGAGCCTTTCTTGGGATCAGCCACAATGCAGTCTAGCTGAGATTCAGGGTACGACCAAACTGGACCAACTTCTCCGGTCTGAGCATAACAGAATGTTTAAAAACCTGCTACTCTGCATTTTACAGCATATAAACATGAGataaagctgaaaaaaatcagGAAACCATGGTAAACGATGCTGTAACATCATGAGAACACTGCAGAAATTTAACATATATCATTTCAATAAAAAGCCTCAAATACCTTTTTTATAGCTGTCATTGCAAAAATACATTGAACTTCAAAATTTTGTGGTTTGAGTTATGACACAGCATAATGTATGTAACTCAATCAGGCAGTGATGTTACTTACATAGATTGGTAGCTTGTCTTTACCCTTAGCAAACTGCTTGCACAGGAGGTAGAGCTCTGGACCAGACTTGGAAAATCCAGGGAATCTGCTCAGACAGAATTGAAAAGGATATTAAAGTTAATGCTGATTCAAGCaggaacagaagaaaataaaaagaagaattcaGCATTGTTTTGTGTGACACACTCATGGAAGATGTAAACAGACTAAGAAGAAcattttatagtgttttttacaaaacaataacaaaaaaaaatgaattccaTTACTGTCTTTGATTAACTTATTTACTTGTTAAGGGAGATTTTCATTGAAGTCGCATGAGCTCCTCCTCTCTGCATGGCTCCACTGTCTCCTGATTCTGACTCCACATATCCTCCAGTGGACTTCATGTCGTCCCAATCATCATCCCACTCATCATCCTCTGCTCCTGAGGTCAGAtatatgcacagacacatacagtacatatccTGTGCTTAACTAGCTACTATACAACATGTTAGTGTGCAAGAAACAATCTCTAAGAAGTGTGAAAATTCACAGCTGATTATAGAACAGCTTAGAGTCTATATTATTAACTAAACATTAGCAGAGTTAATTGTTTCCATTGCCTCTGATGCTGAATTTATTctc is a genomic window containing:
- the LOC113137642 gene encoding angiopoietin-related protein 7, with the protein product MSLLSLYSPPGWRVCSAFCIFIVLLPEAKANNLNATTQHNGGGSQCGEYTNQVMEDGMCRLVATLPQLDEQRCPDMFRCTDEVSYWLHENEERKRQIEALKETISELQEELRNHRHLIKVLQLQSEERNHLNISWTQRFHELEVHYAEATTLLHLQGTLILDLQNQLFNLTLLVKKVKRSPGCLINIVRPNTLMSAQEALHPEIQHMRTCPIDCASIYYNGVRRSGLYTVVPLLAGMPVEVYCDMDTDGGGWTVIQRRLDGSVSFDRSWRDYRDGFGDLHSEFWLGNDHIHDLSTQGDYSLRIDLEDWSHKHKHALYQSFSVEDEEHQYRLHVSGFSGTMQDSFSWYHDKQSFSTPDSGNICAEISHAGWWYNQCFYANLNGVYYRGGHYTPKGRGPLGPDGIVWYSWKDSDYYSLRKVSMMIRPRSFRSHLSP
- the snx9b gene encoding sorting nexin-9b isoform X1; the encoded protein is MALKAQVLYDFTAEPGNNELTVKEGETVTITNQNIGGGWIEAQNSRGEVGLVPEDYIEFSKALPSFPGAGTSGPALSVGNVASPDLSFFDAYAPTSAPAQNQVDTGGLSPQPDTPDTPVSPYLSSPDEASNGNDPWSVWNTDPSGGSNNNWASNPEGTQTGKNAPDPWGSHGHPQAYQGPDIYPYPYLIDYTGAEDDEWDDDWDDMKSTGGYVESESGDSGAMQRGGAHATSMKISLNKFPGFSKSGPELYLLCKQFAKGKDKLPIYTGEVGPVWSYPESQLDCIVADPKKGSKMYGLKSYIEYQITPSNTNRPVNHRYKHFDWLYERLLDKFGSAIPIPSLPDKQVTGRFEEEFIKMRMERLQGWMTRMCRHPVVSSSEVFQLFLTYKDEKDWKMGKRKAEKDETVGVMIFSTIEPEAPDLDLIEVEQKCDQFSRFTKAMDDGVKEILTVGHEHWKRCTGPLPKEYQRIGKAFQNLSTVFTSSGYQGESTLTDALTAAGKTYEDIAQMVAEQPKKDLHFLMETNNEYKGLLGCFPDTIGVHKAAIDKVKEADKLVATSKIAPQDKVTMGKRASTMSYALQAEMNHFHSNRIYDYNRVMQLYLEEQVKFYETIAAKLRQAHSQFTTM
- the snx9b gene encoding sorting nexin-9b isoform X3; amino-acid sequence: MALKAQVLYDFTAEPGNNELTVKEGETVTITNQNIGGGWIEAQNSRGEVGLVPEDYIEFSKALPSFPGAGTSGPALSVGNVASPDLSFFDAYAPTSAPAQNQASNGNDPWSVWNTDPSGGSNNNWASNPEGTQTGKNAPDPWGSHGHPQAYQGPDIYPYPYLIDYTGAEDDEWDDDWDDMKSTGGYVESESGDSGAMQRGGAHATSMKISLNKFPGFSKSGPELYLLCKQFAKGKDKLPIYTGEVGPVWSYPESQLDCIVADPKKGSKMYGLKSYIEYQITPSNTNRPVNHRYKHFDWLYERLLDKFGSAIPIPSLPDKQVTGRFEEEFIKMRMERLQGWMTRMCRHPVVSSSEVFQLFLTYKDEKDWKMGKRKAEKDETVGVMIFSTIEPEAPDLDLIEVEQKCDQFSRFTKAMDDGVKEILTVGHEHWKRCTGPLPKEYQRIGKAFQNLSTVFTSSGYQGESTLTDALTAAGKTYEDIAQMVAEQPKKDLHFLMETNNEYKGLLGCFPDTIGVHKAAIDKVKEADKLVATSKIAPQDKVTMGKRASTMSYALQAEMNHFHSNRIYDYNRVMQLYLEEQVKFYETIAAKLRQAHSQFTTM
- the snx9b gene encoding sorting nexin-9b isoform X2, with amino-acid sequence MALKAQVLYDFTAEPGNNELTVKEGETVTITNQNIGGGWIEAQNSRGEVGLVPEDYIEFSKALPSFPGAGTSGPALSVGNVASPDLSFFDAYAPTSAPAQNQVDTGGLSPQPDTPDTPVSPYLSSPDEASNGNDPWSVWNTDPSGGSNNNWASNPEGTQTGKNAPDPWGSHGHPQAYQGPGAEDDEWDDDWDDMKSTGGYVESESGDSGAMQRGGAHATSMKISLNKFPGFSKSGPELYLLCKQFAKGKDKLPIYTGEVGPVWSYPESQLDCIVADPKKGSKMYGLKSYIEYQITPSNTNRPVNHRYKHFDWLYERLLDKFGSAIPIPSLPDKQVTGRFEEEFIKMRMERLQGWMTRMCRHPVVSSSEVFQLFLTYKDEKDWKMGKRKAEKDETVGVMIFSTIEPEAPDLDLIEVEQKCDQFSRFTKAMDDGVKEILTVGHEHWKRCTGPLPKEYQRIGKAFQNLSTVFTSSGYQGESTLTDALTAAGKTYEDIAQMVAEQPKKDLHFLMETNNEYKGLLGCFPDTIGVHKAAIDKVKEADKLVATSKIAPQDKVTMGKRASTMSYALQAEMNHFHSNRIYDYNRVMQLYLEEQVKFYETIAAKLRQAHSQFTTM
- the snx9b gene encoding sorting nexin-9b isoform X4; this encodes MALKAQVLYDFTAEPGNNELTVKEGETVTITNQNIGGGWIEAQNSRGEVGLVPEDYIEFSKALPSFPGAGTSGPALSVGNVASPDLSFFDAYAPTSAPAQNQASNGNDPWSVWNTDPSGGSNNNWASNPEGTQTGKNAPDPWGSHGHPQAYQGPGAEDDEWDDDWDDMKSTGGYVESESGDSGAMQRGGAHATSMKISLNKFPGFSKSGPELYLLCKQFAKGKDKLPIYTGEVGPVWSYPESQLDCIVADPKKGSKMYGLKSYIEYQITPSNTNRPVNHRYKHFDWLYERLLDKFGSAIPIPSLPDKQVTGRFEEEFIKMRMERLQGWMTRMCRHPVVSSSEVFQLFLTYKDEKDWKMGKRKAEKDETVGVMIFSTIEPEAPDLDLIEVEQKCDQFSRFTKAMDDGVKEILTVGHEHWKRCTGPLPKEYQRIGKAFQNLSTVFTSSGYQGESTLTDALTAAGKTYEDIAQMVAEQPKKDLHFLMETNNEYKGLLGCFPDTIGVHKAAIDKVKEADKLVATSKIAPQDKVTMGKRASTMSYALQAEMNHFHSNRIYDYNRVMQLYLEEQVKFYETIAAKLRQAHSQFTTM